From Neorickettsia helminthoeca str. Oregon, one genomic window encodes:
- a CDS encoding biotin--[acetyl-CoA-carboxylase] ligase: protein MFTQPLEIRRVKNPDNTNDAVKEFISKDRCVVLIGERPLYGKTRNGANNWKIMEGNLFMSIGLVAENIKVGEIVLKVAVAVGELISKWIPNVEYKWPNDILIDGKKVSGILLEYHDNRLVIGIGINVLYSPYEWSTCLHEYHQVDLVELPLQIMESLKVYGDMDADQLTNLWKRKAAFLGKLINFDANGEIVKGMFSDIASDGALILRTEYDSSEKRFYSGSICVT, encoded by the coding sequence ATGTTTACTCAACCTCTGGAAATACGGAGAGTCAAGAATCCGGATAACACAAATGATGCAGTCAAAGAGTTCATATCGAAAGACAGATGTGTGGTACTCATAGGAGAAAGACCGCTATACGGAAAAACCAGAAACGGCGCAAATAACTGGAAAATCATGGAAGGTAATCTGTTCATGAGTATTGGGCTAGTAGCCGAGAATATTAAGGTCGGGGAGATTGTTCTCAAGGTCGCTGTCGCAGTGGGTGAACTGATCTCAAAGTGGATACCAAATGTAGAGTATAAGTGGCCTAATGATATCCTGATTGATGGGAAAAAAGTTTCCGGTATTCTTCTGGAATACCATGACAACAGGTTAGTCATAGGAATAGGAATAAATGTTCTATATTCGCCGTATGAATGGAGTACTTGCTTGCATGAGTACCACCAAGTAGATCTGGTCGAACTGCCGCTGCAAATAATGGAGTCCTTAAAAGTGTATGGTGATATGGACGCCGATCAACTCACCAATCTCTGGAAGAGGAAAGCTGCTTTCTTGGGTAAGTTGATCAATTTCGATGCAAATGGGGAAATAGTAAAAGGGATGTTCTCGGATATAGCCTCGGACGGTGCACTCATCCTTAGAACAGAGTATGATAGTAGCGAGAAGAGATTTTATTCTGGCTCTATATGTGTTACATAG
- a CDS encoding polyprenyl synthetase family protein, which translates to MNLSIKDKLRETSTLIRENLREILSLFPAEEELFDAIRYSTLAESGCIRGFLILEFSDLFNAPFGDALEVASAVEMIHSFSLIHDDLPALDNSLERRNQPACHVAFSESTAILAGDALLVLAYQLLSHYGSGIIQDASKYVLEMIVGQVHDLKQEKVISSSEINVMKTGALFALSCSCIGHLCNRANDDLDILRKFGYEFGRLFQAVDDITDDDAGDYPCKTLNKSLECCRKMINTSFMIQKKAILSELLDYVTESVLPPR; encoded by the coding sequence ATGAATTTGAGCATTAAAGATAAGCTCCGAGAAACATCGACGCTTATTCGAGAGAACCTAAGAGAAATTCTGTCGTTGTTTCCAGCTGAAGAAGAGCTCTTCGATGCTATTCGGTATTCGACTCTGGCCGAGAGTGGTTGTATAAGAGGATTCCTGATTCTGGAGTTCAGTGATTTGTTCAACGCCCCTTTTGGGGACGCGCTTGAAGTAGCATCTGCTGTGGAAATGATTCATTCCTTCTCACTGATTCATGATGATTTACCTGCGCTCGATAATTCGCTAGAACGCAGGAATCAACCAGCATGTCACGTTGCATTCTCGGAAAGTACAGCGATACTGGCTGGTGATGCGCTATTAGTACTAGCATATCAACTACTGAGTCATTATGGCTCGGGTATTATTCAGGACGCCTCAAAGTACGTACTGGAAATGATTGTAGGACAAGTACATGATCTGAAACAGGAGAAGGTAATATCCAGCAGTGAGATCAATGTGATGAAAACAGGAGCACTTTTCGCATTGAGCTGTTCCTGCATCGGGCATCTGTGCAATAGGGCAAATGATGATTTGGATATCTTACGGAAATTTGGATACGAGTTTGGACGCTTATTTCAGGCCGTCGATGATATCACAGATGATGACGCCGGAGATTACCCATGCAAGACACTTAACAAGTCGCTCGAATGCTGCAGGAAAATGATTAATACATCTTTCATGATCCAGAAAAAAGCGATTCTAAGCGAATTGTTGGATTATGTTACAGAATCGGTATTGCCTCCAAGATGA
- a CDS encoding glutamine synthetase: MSAVECVNGKIVDVDLFRIDCLVNFRLEVGVELEFYSNENIGFFQDLISRRFNLIERVVNEIGEKQYEISTIPTSDLTLLVREIEMFRKLTKAVSDFSSKPRFDQPGSAMHIHISLHDKESSKNIIASEAKLKLFIIGGMCSLIKASMLCFAPEVSSYRRFQYHDKFTPRFVNWGFEENKSNAIRITKNTIEHRVAGSDADLLEVIKSIIGAIEYGISNEIIPGEPNFKESRYSDSFKNRIPLSYSEASLYRDSIAHNCEKLSHKRRVPKNS; this comes from the coding sequence ATGAGTGCAGTCGAATGCGTGAATGGGAAGATAGTAGATGTAGATTTGTTTCGTATTGACTGTCTAGTGAACTTTAGACTGGAAGTTGGAGTCGAATTGGAGTTCTATAGCAATGAAAATATTGGATTCTTTCAGGATCTGATCAGCAGGCGATTCAATCTGATAGAAAGGGTGGTGAACGAAATAGGCGAAAAACAATATGAGATTTCTACTATTCCAACTTCTGACTTGACTTTGCTAGTCAGGGAAATAGAAATGTTCAGAAAGCTTACCAAGGCGGTCAGTGATTTTTCGTCTAAGCCTCGTTTTGATCAGCCTGGTAGTGCTATGCATATCCACATCAGTTTGCATGATAAGGAATCTTCTAAGAATATCATTGCATCAGAGGCAAAATTGAAACTCTTCATTATCGGAGGGATGTGTAGCCTTATAAAGGCTTCCATGTTGTGCTTTGCTCCAGAGGTCTCTTCCTATAGACGTTTTCAGTATCATGACAAGTTCACCCCCAGGTTTGTGAACTGGGGTTTCGAGGAGAATAAAAGCAATGCGATCAGAATAACTAAAAACACCATAGAGCATAGAGTGGCTGGATCGGATGCTGATTTACTTGAGGTAATTAAGAGCATAATCGGTGCCATCGAATATGGTATCTCGAACGAAATTATACCTGGGGAACCGAACTTCAAAGAAAGTCGATACTCGGACTCGTTTAAGAATAGAATACCTCTCTCGTACTCCGAGGCTTCTCTATACAGGGACTCAATAGCCCACAACTGCGAAAAGCTTTCACACAAGAGGAGAGTACCGAAGAATAGCTAA
- a CDS encoding MlaE family ABC transporter permease: MYNITRSALEKVGDFVIFNINILLNCRRVYLAETIKQMISIGYLSIPVVAFTATFVGAILAIQSYMGFEVMQSQMMVANILTTSITREIGPVVVGIIVAGRVASTIAAEIGAMQVTEQVDLLRSLSIDVHAYLVAPKVIAALISFPILAVISDVYGILGGYLIGIYKFHFNHMLYISDTVASLSYGDFMSGIVKSLFFGFLTTSVSCFNGLRSTGGARGVGFAVTNSVVVSFVLILFMNYLITLFMFYGK; the protein is encoded by the coding sequence ATGTATAACATAACCAGAAGCGCCTTAGAAAAAGTCGGTGATTTTGTCATCTTCAATATCAATATCCTTTTAAACTGCAGGAGAGTATACCTAGCAGAAACGATTAAGCAGATGATCTCGATAGGTTACCTTTCTATTCCTGTGGTTGCATTTACGGCCACATTTGTGGGGGCGATATTAGCAATCCAGAGTTATATGGGATTCGAGGTAATGCAATCGCAGATGATGGTAGCAAATATCCTTACAACCTCGATTACTCGCGAGATAGGACCAGTCGTAGTTGGTATAATCGTTGCAGGAAGGGTAGCATCCACAATAGCGGCTGAGATAGGAGCAATGCAGGTCACCGAACAAGTAGATTTACTACGATCACTATCAATTGATGTGCATGCATATCTTGTTGCACCTAAAGTGATTGCAGCACTGATTTCTTTTCCGATCTTAGCAGTAATCTCAGACGTATACGGAATATTAGGTGGCTATCTGATAGGCATATATAAGTTTCACTTTAATCACATGCTTTACATATCTGATACAGTCGCATCCCTCTCTTACGGGGATTTTATGTCGGGCATAGTGAAGTCGTTGTTTTTCGGTTTTCTTACAACGAGTGTTAGCTGCTTCAATGGCTTAAGGAGCACTGGAGGAGCAAGGGGTGTCGGTTTTGCTGTAACGAATTCCGTTGTAGTGTCATTCGTACTGATACTCTTCATGAACTATCTGATAACTCTGTTCATGTTCTATGGAAAGTAA
- a CDS encoding ABC transporter ATP-binding protein yields MESKISVRDLSVAFGNRSIVKNLNFDLLPGENLCIIGQSGEGKSVLLKSIIGLIPHRTGKVLINGSEVAQNVEENTKKHDISISFQNDCLFDSMTILENLCFPLIYRSSIPRNTAIKISEKIIPKIGLSSAILKLYPSSLSGGMKKRIAIARAIITQPSIVFFDEPTTGLDPITSGRILDIVVDYIIQEKVSSITVTHSLWCAKRISNKVAMIHDGKIVWYGDTTSLETTKNEYIRNFLFHVQNRGE; encoded by the coding sequence ATGGAAAGTAAGATTAGCGTCCGCGATCTCTCAGTAGCGTTTGGGAATAGAAGTATCGTAAAGAATCTAAACTTCGACCTACTACCAGGTGAGAACTTATGCATTATCGGACAATCTGGAGAAGGTAAGTCAGTATTGCTCAAGTCAATCATTGGCCTAATACCACATAGGACGGGAAAGGTATTGATAAATGGCTCTGAAGTGGCACAAAACGTAGAGGAAAACACAAAAAAGCATGATATTTCCATCTCCTTCCAGAACGATTGCCTTTTCGATAGCATGACAATTCTGGAGAACCTGTGTTTCCCACTGATCTATAGAAGTAGCATACCTCGGAACACGGCCATAAAAATTTCTGAGAAAATAATTCCAAAGATCGGACTATCGAGTGCTATATTGAAACTATATCCATCCTCTCTATCTGGCGGTATGAAAAAGAGAATCGCTATTGCAAGGGCGATTATTACACAGCCAAGTATTGTTTTCTTCGATGAACCAACGACCGGCCTGGATCCTATAACTTCGGGTAGAATTCTAGATATAGTTGTGGACTACATTATACAGGAAAAAGTTTCGAGTATTACAGTGACTCATAGTCTATGGTGTGCAAAGAGAATTTCAAATAAGGTCGCCATGATACATGATGGAAAGATAGTCTGGTACGGTGACACCACTTCCCTCGAAACAACCAAGAATGAGTATATAAGAAACTTTCTCTTTCATGTTCAGAATAGAGGCGAATAA
- the ccmA gene encoding heme ABC exporter ATP-binding protein CcmA yields the protein MFRIEANNISFAREDVEIFSNISFTVNSGEILWIKGDNGSGKTTLLRIIAGIIRNFSGEILFQGKPITQNTLYNSEITYIGEKSACDEEYSIFENLLFWAKLRDRIALLEATLEFFNLGRIAHVEVKKLSSGWKKRVALAKLLLFNSKIWILDEPFTYLDTESIKLFVELFESRLEQRGIIVLVNHGELDITNLTVKELRLSQI from the coding sequence ATGTTCAGAATAGAGGCGAATAACATAAGTTTCGCGCGTGAAGATGTAGAGATATTTTCGAATATCAGCTTCACCGTGAACAGCGGGGAAATCCTATGGATCAAAGGGGATAATGGTTCTGGGAAAACAACATTGCTTCGTATTATCGCCGGAATAATAAGAAATTTTTCCGGGGAGATATTATTCCAGGGGAAACCTATAACGCAAAACACATTATACAATTCTGAAATCACATATATTGGAGAAAAATCAGCTTGTGACGAGGAATATAGTATATTTGAGAATCTGCTCTTCTGGGCGAAATTGAGAGACCGCATAGCGCTACTCGAAGCAACATTAGAATTTTTCAATCTGGGCAGAATTGCTCACGTAGAAGTGAAAAAATTATCTAGCGGTTGGAAGAAAAGAGTAGCTCTAGCAAAATTGCTTTTATTCAACTCGAAGATCTGGATATTAGATGAACCCTTCACCTATCTGGATACAGAGAGTATCAAACTTTTCGTGGAACTTTTTGAATCCAGGCTCGAACAAAGAGGTATCATAGTCCTGGTAAATCACGGAGAGTTAGATATCACGAATCTCACTGTAAAAGAATTAAGACTATCTCAGATATAG
- the tsaE gene encoding tRNA (adenosine(37)-N6)-threonylcarbamoyltransferase complex ATPase subunit type 1 TsaE gives MEIKYNLTEINEVAKMIVSILGERRIIFLYGDLGSGKTRLSGEVIRLMLGDPSLIVQSPTYGIVNVYKSISNTIAHLDLYRIKSPSELYEIGLQEILQQSFCIIEWPEIMQSGFSVDLRGVCQLTIGSTEVDDERVLTILNPRSRSC, from the coding sequence ATGGAAATAAAATATAACCTCACTGAGATCAATGAGGTTGCAAAAATGATTGTTTCTATATTAGGGGAAAGGCGAATAATTTTCTTATATGGTGACTTAGGCTCAGGTAAGACACGTCTTTCTGGCGAGGTGATCAGATTAATGCTCGGTGATCCATCATTGATTGTTCAGAGTCCGACTTATGGTATTGTCAATGTCTATAAGTCGATTAGTAATACAATAGCCCACTTGGATCTCTACAGGATCAAATCTCCCTCTGAACTATATGAGATTGGTTTACAAGAAATACTACAACAGTCATTCTGTATAATCGAATGGCCTGAAATAATGCAATCTGGATTTTCGGTAGATCTAAGGGGCGTCTGCCAGCTTACCATCGGTAGCACTGAGGTCGATGATGAGCGGGTGCTTACCATTTTGAATCCCAGATCCCGGTCTTGCTAA
- a CDS encoding ribonuclease HII — MNMQKSIVAGVDEAGRGSIAGPVVAGAVILKETLTIPGDSKSLSSTARSLWYSRIASAAHWGIGVATVREIENMNILEATLLAMERALNNLQITPDVVLIDGQQVIHNVGKYKKVISIIKGDTIHEEIKAASIVAKVARDVFMEELDLLYPQYLWKINKGYGTKSHVQAIFDHGVSQYHRRTFAPVKNSSK, encoded by the coding sequence ATGAACATGCAGAAAAGCATAGTAGCAGGCGTGGATGAGGCAGGGAGAGGAAGTATCGCTGGGCCGGTCGTAGCAGGCGCTGTGATACTTAAAGAGACGCTGACGATTCCTGGAGATTCAAAAAGTCTTTCGAGTACTGCAAGATCACTGTGGTATTCAAGAATCGCCTCGGCTGCACATTGGGGCATCGGAGTTGCAACCGTCAGAGAAATAGAAAATATGAACATTCTGGAGGCAACACTCCTCGCAATGGAAAGGGCACTAAATAATTTGCAAATCACACCAGATGTAGTCCTCATAGACGGCCAGCAAGTCATACACAATGTTGGGAAGTATAAAAAGGTCATAAGCATAATTAAGGGAGACACAATACATGAAGAAATAAAAGCAGCCTCAATCGTGGCGAAGGTCGCCAGGGACGTATTCATGGAGGAATTAGATCTACTATATCCACAATATCTCTGGAAAATTAACAAGGGATATGGCACAAAAAGCCATGTTCAAGCCATCTTCGATCACGGAGTGAGTCAGTATCATCGAAGGACTTTCGCGCCAGTGAAAAATTCATCCAAGTAA
- a CDS encoding D-alanyl-D-alanine carboxypeptidase family protein, translating to MLLSLKNLLLMICLISSSSLAHCTSAIAIDQKTGGVLVKEKADEVLYPASLTKMMTAYIVFDHLKKKSLKWNQKLYVSESAASKAPSKLGLKPGEYVSLKDALLTMVMKSANDSATVLAEKIGGSEENFAKMMTKKARSFGMRNTRFRNCTGLHAIDHVSTASDMAILARRVINDFPEYTHIFGLKSFKYKDEWIHNTNKLLHSSPEIAGIKTGYTNYAGYNLASLAYRKGKRVITIVMHAPTSDERYEKSQELIDRAFANMRLQVSAPKLSHKYTNLNAHQSI from the coding sequence ATGTTGCTGAGTCTTAAAAATCTACTCTTGATGATTTGTCTCATTAGCTCTTCTAGTCTTGCTCACTGTACATCAGCGATCGCTATAGACCAGAAAACAGGTGGAGTTCTAGTAAAGGAAAAGGCAGATGAAGTGCTATATCCAGCGTCACTGACAAAAATGATGACTGCGTATATTGTGTTCGACCATCTTAAAAAGAAGTCGCTAAAATGGAATCAGAAACTTTACGTTTCCGAGAGTGCTGCATCCAAGGCCCCTTCAAAGCTGGGATTAAAACCAGGTGAATACGTGAGCCTCAAAGATGCGCTCCTCACAATGGTAATGAAATCAGCAAATGACTCAGCGACAGTGCTTGCGGAAAAAATAGGTGGTTCAGAAGAAAACTTTGCAAAAATGATGACAAAAAAAGCCAGATCCTTCGGAATGAGGAATACTCGTTTCAGGAACTGCACTGGACTCCACGCTATAGATCATGTTAGTACGGCAAGTGATATGGCAATACTCGCAAGGAGAGTCATCAATGATTTCCCGGAGTACACACACATATTTGGATTAAAATCTTTCAAATACAAAGATGAGTGGATCCATAACACAAATAAGCTCCTACATAGTAGTCCGGAGATAGCTGGAATAAAGACAGGATATACAAACTATGCAGGATATAACTTGGCTTCCTTGGCCTATAGGAAGGGGAAAAGAGTCATAACAATCGTCATGCATGCCCCTACATCGGATGAAAGATATGAGAAATCTCAGGAACTCATAGATCGGGCATTTGCAAATATGAGACTGCAAGTTAGTGCTCCGAAATTATCGCATAAATACACCAATCTCAATGCGCATCAAAGTATTTGA
- the tkt gene encoding transketolase, giving the protein MMDSARMSAAIRILTIDAVSRANSGHPGMPLGMADVATVLFTKFLKFNPSDPDWPDRDRFILSAGHGSMLLYSLLYLTGYPDYTLEEIKNFRQLHSKTPGHPEYGVAKGIENTSGPLGQGLGIGIGMALAEAILSARFGRELVDHHTYIIAGDGCLMEGISHEAASFAGHMKLRKVILLFDDNKISIDGSTSLCTSDEHMRRFESYGWHTQEIDGHDFLAIEKAIENAKLSDKPSIIAARTIIGRFMPKEGTEKTHSGGLSETERIEFKRILNYPTEDFQIPEDVLNKWRTLHSIEEYQNWRQYFSGLPHEVAEEFNRALRAQDYHELAKSLDELKLKSSEIPSEATRQSSGRIIKFLTSRIPEMIGGSCDLTGSNNVTPEPFRAITKERYNGNYIYYGVREHFMAACMNGMALHKGVIPYGGTFFIFSDYLRPAIRMSALMGIQVIYVMTHDSIGVGEDGPTHQPIEHLDSLNLIPNLYLFRPCDYIEVLECWQNALKITNAPSMIVLSRQKIDFIQREPSEKNMCAKGAYIIRKSSKSARISLIASGSEVAICAEAQRILEELGYPTALISVPCMALLKKNPDHYISEIIEPGSISIAVESGSCLMMKSMFNISDDALFNIEEFGLSAPYTELYKHFAMTPDAIVERCIKKLSGKMQY; this is encoded by the coding sequence ATGATGGATAGTGCAAGAATGTCTGCTGCCATACGCATACTAACAATAGATGCAGTAAGTCGTGCGAATTCTGGACATCCAGGTATGCCTCTGGGCATGGCTGATGTAGCCACTGTACTCTTCACAAAATTTCTGAAATTCAATCCTAGTGATCCAGACTGGCCGGATAGAGATCGCTTCATCCTGTCTGCGGGACATGGATCAATGTTGCTGTATTCACTTCTATATCTCACTGGCTATCCCGATTACACTTTGGAGGAGATTAAAAATTTCCGGCAGTTACACTCAAAGACTCCAGGCCACCCCGAGTATGGAGTAGCAAAGGGAATAGAAAATACATCTGGACCACTTGGTCAGGGCCTTGGAATAGGAATAGGGATGGCACTCGCAGAAGCAATTCTGAGTGCACGTTTCGGGAGAGAGCTAGTCGATCATCACACCTATATCATCGCAGGTGACGGATGCTTGATGGAAGGAATAAGTCATGAAGCCGCATCTTTCGCAGGACACATGAAGCTCCGGAAAGTAATACTGTTATTTGACGATAATAAAATCTCGATAGATGGCAGTACATCATTGTGCACCTCAGACGAGCATATGAGAAGATTCGAAAGCTATGGCTGGCACACACAAGAAATTGATGGCCATGATTTCCTAGCAATAGAGAAGGCAATAGAAAATGCAAAATTATCCGATAAGCCTTCAATCATTGCAGCTAGAACGATAATAGGAAGATTCATGCCTAAGGAAGGCACAGAAAAGACTCATAGCGGTGGTCTGTCAGAAACTGAGAGAATCGAATTTAAGAGAATACTAAATTATCCAACAGAGGATTTTCAAATACCAGAAGACGTATTGAATAAATGGAGAACACTGCATAGCATCGAGGAATACCAGAACTGGAGGCAATATTTCTCAGGACTTCCTCATGAGGTCGCAGAAGAATTTAATCGCGCACTTAGAGCACAAGACTATCACGAGTTAGCTAAATCACTCGATGAGCTTAAACTAAAGAGTTCAGAGATTCCTTCAGAGGCAACAAGGCAATCTTCAGGGAGAATTATCAAGTTCCTGACAAGCAGAATACCAGAAATGATAGGTGGCTCATGTGATCTTACTGGCTCCAACAACGTTACTCCAGAACCGTTCAGAGCAATCACGAAGGAGAGATATAACGGAAATTACATATACTACGGGGTCAGAGAACACTTCATGGCCGCTTGCATGAACGGCATGGCATTACACAAAGGTGTGATACCTTATGGAGGTACTTTTTTCATCTTTTCGGATTATCTGAGGCCAGCTATTAGAATGTCCGCACTGATGGGCATCCAAGTCATATACGTCATGACACATGATTCAATAGGAGTCGGTGAAGATGGCCCAACACATCAGCCGATAGAACATCTGGATAGTCTAAATTTGATTCCAAACTTATATCTGTTCAGGCCCTGCGATTACATAGAGGTATTGGAGTGCTGGCAAAATGCTCTGAAAATCACAAATGCACCATCGATGATAGTCCTATCCAGACAGAAAATAGACTTCATACAACGAGAACCATCTGAGAAAAACATGTGCGCAAAGGGAGCATATATAATCAGGAAATCCAGTAAATCTGCTAGGATCTCTTTGATAGCAAGTGGATCAGAAGTTGCAATCTGCGCCGAAGCTCAGAGAATTCTGGAAGAACTAGGATACCCAACTGCACTTATTTCAGTACCTTGTATGGCACTGCTGAAGAAAAATCCAGATCACTACATTTCTGAAATCATTGAACCAGGAAGTATTTCTATTGCTGTCGAATCAGGTTCATGTTTGATGATGAAGTCGATGTTTAACATATCAGACGATGCACTCTTCAATATTGAAGAATTTGGCTTATCTGCGCCATATACCGAACTATATAAACATTTCGCTATGACACCTGATGCGATTGTGGAACGTTGTATTAAAAAACTATCTGGAAAGATGCAATACTGA
- a CDS encoding proton-conducting transporter membrane subunit: MHETLLALIVIIPMMVALFLVFSNNKIYKLVLLLTAQSFGIISAVILLSHTVDGTAIFNTMGGWEAAYGIQITADKYTALMLLLINVISLTATLHSFQKERKNFFYSILILCHTGLSGMIISNDLFNIYVFLELSSLATYALIATKHTHSSYKAAFEYLVIGTIAATFYLIGVGLLYATTGNLNITAIAAAPELLFSSRIGRAGILLTILGLSAKCAIFPLHFWLVRCYSATSTTVATFLSGTSSKVGLYLLAKFIYTIFGERVFIFPVVGLDKIILISSALAIIFCGIQAILSKEIKQALSYSSVSQIGYIILTLSLDSVYSIPIAMLQMFAHAFAKSALFILSGGVQSEKNKKHSFVQDCYLLISTLSLAGIPITAGFLGKVQLLMLVIQTGHYVTLATLIIGSIIALMYSWRIFTLLRQQLGGNSSIFYHAPLSALSLLNIVTIFAGTHFLNLL, translated from the coding sequence ATGCATGAAACACTTCTAGCCTTGATAGTCATCATACCTATGATGGTTGCACTGTTTCTAGTCTTCTCGAATAACAAAATCTATAAACTCGTTCTGCTGCTCACGGCGCAGAGCTTCGGAATTATAAGCGCAGTGATACTTCTTTCGCACACAGTCGATGGGACTGCGATATTCAACACGATGGGTGGTTGGGAGGCGGCGTATGGAATTCAAATTACTGCGGATAAGTATACAGCACTTATGTTACTCCTGATAAACGTAATATCCTTGACTGCGACACTGCACTCTTTTCAGAAGGAAAGAAAAAACTTTTTTTATAGCATACTAATACTATGTCACACCGGCTTATCAGGAATGATTATATCGAATGATCTCTTCAATATTTACGTATTTCTCGAACTCTCATCTTTAGCGACCTATGCTCTGATAGCAACAAAACATACTCATTCATCATACAAAGCCGCCTTCGAATATTTGGTAATAGGGACGATCGCAGCAACCTTCTATCTGATCGGAGTCGGTCTCCTATATGCGACTACAGGGAATCTCAACATCACTGCAATTGCAGCTGCTCCAGAGTTACTCTTTTCATCAAGAATAGGACGGGCCGGGATACTACTAACGATACTTGGGCTAAGTGCAAAGTGCGCTATATTTCCTTTGCATTTCTGGCTTGTACGTTGCTATAGCGCTACGAGCACGACTGTTGCGACTTTTCTTTCAGGAACGAGCTCCAAGGTTGGACTCTACCTACTTGCAAAGTTCATATATACGATCTTTGGCGAACGCGTTTTCATCTTCCCAGTAGTTGGACTGGATAAGATTATTCTTATTTCGAGTGCGCTGGCAATCATATTCTGTGGAATACAAGCTATTTTGAGCAAAGAGATCAAACAAGCATTGAGCTATTCTAGTGTTTCACAGATCGGATATATCATCCTGACACTTTCGCTAGACTCAGTGTATTCCATTCCAATTGCAATGTTACAGATGTTTGCACATGCATTTGCAAAATCTGCATTATTTATCCTTTCAGGAGGTGTGCAATCTGAGAAAAATAAGAAACATTCGTTTGTACAGGATTGTTATCTCCTCATTAGCACACTGAGCTTAGCTGGAATTCCTATTACAGCAGGATTTCTTGGAAAGGTACAGCTTCTAATGCTAGTGATCCAAACTGGTCATTATGTGACTCTAGCTACACTAATAATTGGAAGCATTATTGCTCTAATGTATAGTTGGAGAATCTTCACTCTACTGAGGCAGCAATTAGGGGGCAATAGTTCAATCTTTTATCATGCCCCACTCTCCGCACTCTCGCTATTGAACATTGTAACTATTTTTGCAGGAACGCACTTTCTAAACCTGTTATAA